Genomic segment of Chloroflexota bacterium:
CCTGCCATGCCGGTAACCACCCCTGCTACCTGATGAGAGGCGGTTTCGTAATAAGGCTCGATCATCGGTTCGGCCTGCGCACTGATGAGCGCGATGAGCGGTGTGTGAGCGCCTAAGGTAGGGCGCACTTGCTCAATCCAGGCGCGTGCCGTGTCGGCGTCTTCGGTGATGACGACGACCATCGCGAAGTTGTCCATCTGGTGGACGGTGTTCAGGAAGGGCGTTTCCCACAGCCGGGTGTGCCCGGCGGCGTGGGTGAAGACCAGACGGGGGTTTTGGGCAAAGGCGAACAGCCCCGCCGTGCCGCCCGGCAGGTAGCCCAGGTTGAGGTATTGCTGGCCTTCCTGGGCGTTTAGCCCCTGCCGGAAGAGGCGCGTGGCCAGCGCCGGCCCGGTGGGCTGGGTGGAAACCACGGTCAGCCGGGCGCCTTTGGCTAAGAGGTCGCGCAGCAGGGGTGCGGCGGTGGTTTCCATTTCGGCGGCGAAAGCGGGGGAGTAGTCTACCCCCACGAGCACTGGCGCGCCTTGGGGCACGGTGTCAACCGCTTGCAGGGCCGCGCGCGCCGCGGGAAGGATGCGGTCGGGGGGCGGGGCCTGCAAGGGGGGCAAAACCAAGGGCAGGAAGGCCATTACCAGCAGCACCACCCCAATGAACCACCGCAGGGCACGCTGCCGACTGAGCGTGGGGGGCTTCTTGGGCTCGCGGGGGGCAAATTCTTCTGCCAGCAGCGCCTGCAGGGTTTTCGCCTGCGCTTCCTGTTGGTCGGTGAGGAACAGTTTGCCGCCGATGGTGGCTACCCGGCCGGGTTTGACCAGCGTCGGTTCCGGCGGGGTGATCACCCCTCGCAGCCCTGCCAGCGGCCCCTCGGTTTCGATCGCTTCGTCTTCCCCTGCGCCGCCGACCGAGGTGGCCGCAATGGGGCGCATGGCCTCTAACCAGGAAGGCAGTTCGCCTGCCGTCAGCGCGCCCGACGGCTCGCCTTCTTCGGCCGTGGCCGGTTTCTCCTGGGCTTCGCCGGTGGGTTCTTCGTCGGGGGAAAGCAGCGCCAGCCAGTCGGGCGTTTCTTGCAGCAGGTCTTCTGGCAGTTCGGCGTCGGCCACGAAGGGTTGTGGCGTTGGCTGGACTGGAGCAGGTTCGGCTTCGGCCTCGGGCTGGGGTTCGCCCGCGAGCCAATCTGGCAGGCCTGTGGCTTCCTCGGCGGCGGGGGTTTCTTCGGCCGGGGTTGCCTCGCCCGCGAGCCAGTCGGGGAGTTCGGCCTCGTCGGCGGGGAGGGGCGAGGCGGGTTCGGCTTCGGCCTCGGGCTGGGGTTCGCCCGCGAGCCAATCTGGCAGGCCTGTGGCTTCTTCGGCGGCGGGTGCCTCTTCGGCGGGGGCTTCCTCGCCCGCGAGCCAGTCGGGGAGTTCGGCCTCGTCGGCGGGGAGGGGCGAGGCAGGTTCGGCTTCGGCCTCGGGCTGGGGTTCGCCCGCGAGCCAATCGGGCAGGCCTGTGGCTTCCTCGGCGGCGGGGGGGGCCTCGGCCGGGGTTGCCTCGCCCGCGAGCCAGTCGGGGAGTTCGGCCTCGTCGGCGGCGAGGGGCGGGGCGGGTTCGGCTTCGGCCTCGGGCTGGGGTTCGCCCGCGAGCCAATCGGGCAGGCTTGCAGCTTCCTCGGCGGCGGGGGTTTCCTCGGCCGGGGTTGCCTCGCCCGCGAGCCAGTCGGGGAGTTCGGCCTCGTCGGCGGGGAGGGGCGAGGCGGGTTCGGCTTCCGCCTCGGGCTGGGGCGCGGGCGGCGGCGTTTCGGCAGGCGGTGCTTCGGCTTCCGGCGCGGCCGGGGCGCTTTCCGCGGCCTCGTTGGCTTCGCCCCCTAACGATTTCAACCAGTCGGGCAGGTCTTCCTCTTCTTCGTCGGGTGCCCACAGCAGGCCGTCTTCGGCGGGTTCCTCTTCTTCAGGGGGCAGAGGTTTTTCCGCGGGTTCGGCCCCTGCCGTCAGGTCCAGCGGCAGCTCGCCGGTTTCGGGCAGGGCGTCGGGGGTGGCGTTTTCCCGCAGGTTTTGCATCCACGGTGGCAGGGTACCTTCCAGTTCAGCCGTGGATTTGGGTTGAGGGGCTTCCCCCGGCCGAAGGGGTTTGAGACGCGCGTGGCAATAGCGGCAGATTTCGGCGTCTGCCGGGTTGGGCTTACCACACATTGGGCAACGGATCTGGTCGCTCATGTCATTCACCGTAAGGGCGATCGCTGCCCAGGAGGATGCGCAGGCCGGTAGCCACGGTGCCGAGGGCGACGCCTAATAAAATGCCGCGCGCCCCGGCTGCGGCGGGCACCTGGGCCAGCCAGGGCCGCAGGGTATCACCGATGAAGGGGAGCATGCCCACGCCTGGCAGGGCCACCGCACCCAGCATGATGAGCACCGCCGTGCCCAGGAAGAGCACGGCCATCAAGCCAGGGCGACGCCGCGGCAGGCGTACCGCCGCGTAAGCCAGGGTAAAGGCCAGCAGCCCCAGCAGCGCCACGCTGGTGGGGACGATGATGGCGTTGAAGAGCCATTGGATGGGCGTACTGGCTGGGGAGGCGTAAAGCGCCAGCGCAAAGGTCAGCCACAGGGAAATCATGACCACGACGCTGCCAAGCGGTTTCCGGCGGTTGCGGATGTTCGCCCAGTGATATTGGCTCAGGTTGACCATCCCGACGAAGAGCGCCGTGCCCGCGAGGATGAGCGCCCATTGGAGCAAAAGGGTGCGCAGGCCGGTGAAGACTGGCAGGGGGAAGAAGTAGCCAAAGAGCACAATCAGCCCCACGGCCATGGCTACGGCGGTCGCGACGGGTGATTTCATCTTCATGGCAACACCCCCAACATTTTGACGATAGTGCCGCCGATGATAGCAAGGATGATCAGCCAGCGGAAGATATCTTGCGTGAGCAGGCTGGTGCCGTGGAGGGGGCCGGCATTCAGGTAAGCGCCGCTGGCAAAGACTTCTTCACCGATGAGCGGTTCGTCGGCTGCGGCGTAGAGCACGGCTTGTGCGGCCACGCTATCGGTGCCCGCGACGGTGAGGGTGTCTTCGTCGGTCAGGCCGTCGGCCATGAGGGCGACTTCAGCGCCAAAGCTGCCGCTGAGAAAGTTGGCGGCGGCTGCGTCGTCGCGTGCCGCGAGCATAGCCCCCGCGGCGTAGGCAAAGGGCGTCAGCCCGGTTACGCGGCCGTAAGCGGGGCGATAGCGGCTGCCCTGCTCTCCGGCGGCGTAGGCGCTGTGGAGGGTGCTGCGCGCCAGAATGCCCAGCGGCCCCGTGCCAGCGGTGATGATGGCCGGGCGGTCGCTGACGGCGGTGGCTTCCACCAGGCGGTGGGCGGCGCTAAGGCCTACGAAAGCGCTGGCTGTGCGGGGGTGGGTGATTTCGCCGCGCCCTAACGAAATGTGGAAGCGGGTGCCTGCCTCAACGGTGAGGCTGAGCGCATGGCGCAGGCGGCTGAGGGCTTGAAGCGGTCGCAGGTCGCGCCCCGGCCGCGGCCGTTTGATGACAGGCAAAACGACCATCAACAGGCCAAACAGCACCACAAAGGCCAGGCCAACGATGCTGAGAATGCCGCTGCTCAACGAAATCATGGGGCTGCTGCTCCTGGGGGGTGGTGCAGGGCTTGCAGGAAGGCGGAGCGGGTTTCCTCATCGGTTACCAGGGCATCAAGGGCTTGTAAAGCCTCTGGCGAGGCCCACGGGCTGAGGAAGAATTTCCCTCCTACGAAAAGCGCCTCGCCGAGGGGCTGCAAGGGGGCTGCGGCTTCGAGAAGCGCTGCCACGCCGGTGGCCCAGCCGCGCGCCCGCAGGTGTGCGGCCCAACGCGTGAGGGTTGAGGAAGGTGTGGGGTTCATCGCGCCACCAATACCCAACCCGCGCCATTCCCTTGTGCCGGAACGGCGCCGGTGGTGCAGGTCAGGATTGCTTAGAGTATAGCATATTTTGCCGTAAGCGGTACCTTTTGAACGGATATGCGAAAGGCAGGGGTATAGTCCAATGGTCAGGTTGGAGCCTCTGCCGGCCACCAGGACGGTGTAAAGTACAGCCCCGGCGGGCAACAGGGGCCTGCCGGGGCGGGGGAAGTTCAAGGACGCCATGCCAGGGGCGCGCTTTAGGGCTGCGGCGTAGGCGTGGGGGTCGGTGTAGGCGGTGCGGTCGCCGGCGTCGCGGTGGGAGTAGGCGTGGCGTGGGGCAGCAAGCCGTTCAGCCATTGCCACGTGGCTTCGATGTCCTGTAAAGCCAGGTCGGGGGAAGCCGGGAGGGCCTGGGCAGCAAGGGTAAGATGGTCAGCGGCCTGCTGCAAGGCCTCGTTTTGGGCGTTGGGTTGTTGCTGGAGCCAGGCTACCGCGGCCTGCGCCCGGGCGACTTCGGCCGCGGCCAGGCCGTTGTTGTGCTGCCCAATGAGCACACGCGCGCGGGTCAGCGATTCCAGCGCCTGCAGCACCACCACTTGCATTTGCATGGCCTGGATGGTGGCTTCTTCTTGCTGCCAGGCAGTTTGCAGCGCCGCAGCAGTGGCCTGCGCGTGGGCTGCGCTGGCGTCGGCCGCGTCGAGCCGTTTGGCAAGGCTGTCTAACTGGTCGGCAAGGGCCGCGCGCTGTTTTTCCAGCGTCTCCAGGCGGGCTTGCAGCGCGTCGAGGCTGCTTTGCTGTTGCGCCACCCGTTCTGCCAGCGCTTGTTGTTGGTCGTTGAGGTGCGCCAGGTCGCCTTGCAGAGCAAGCAGGCGGTTGTTGACTTCTTCCGCGCGAGTCGCGGATTGCTGTTGCAGCGTGGCAACCTGGGCCTGCAGGGCTTCCAACGGTTGGACATAACGGCGGTAGAGGTAAGGCACGCCGAAGTACACGGCCGCGCCCAGCGCGCCGAGGATGGCTAAAATGACCAGCAGGCGCACCACGAAGCGCACCAGGGCCAGGAAGGCGCCCGACAGACGCTCGCCGAAGGAGGGCTTGGGCTCGGACGGCGCGGCGGAGGCGCTGTTTTCGGGGGTGGGGGAAGCATTTTCGCTCATGGAACACCTCGTTCAGGGTGGAAACTTACGCATTGGAATGGGTTGCGCTGGCAGTCTTTCCCTCTCTCATCCGGCGGGCGGCGTGCGAGGGGGAGAGAGGCTTCTTAGGCGCTCAACGACGCTGCGTTCAGGGTGTGGGTGTCGGGCTGGGGGTAGGCGTTGGGGGCTGAGGCGTGGCCGTGGGGGAGGTGGAAGGCGTCGCTGTGGGGGAAAGGCCGTTCAGCAGGTCTTGTAACCCTTGCAGGAAGGCGTTGAATTTCTCGGCGCTGGCCTGAACGGCGGCGACGGCCTCGGCCACATCGTTGACCTGCTGTTGGAGCCGCTGCTGCCCCTCAGAGAGTTGATTGACTTGTGAGGCCACGGCTTTCAGGTCGCTGACCTGGCGCTGGAGGGTCTCGGCGCGCATTTGCAGTTGGGTGATTTCCTCTTGCATGACCTGCACCTGCCGTTGGGTGGCGGCGTATTGGGCGGCGTTGGGGTAAGCGAGGGTGCCGTTGATCGCACGCAGCACACCCAGGGAGAGGCCAAACGCCAGCAGGAAGGCCACAAAGGCGCTGGTGAGCGCCATGGCCCAGGCGCCGCGGCGGGTCACGTAGTGCCCGGCGGCGGGCGGCGGGGGAGCGGGCGCGGGTTCCGGGGGCGGGGTGTTTTCTGGAGGCGCCTCGGTTTCGGCTTCGGGGCCGGGTTCGACCGGTGGGGCGGTCTCGGCTTCGGCGGTGCCCCTGGCCTCAGCAGCGGCTTCGGGTTCGGTTGGGGCCGCTTCAGCGGTTTCTTCCCCGGCTTCGACGGCTTCGGCGGGGGTTTCCTCGGCCGGGGCTGCTTCTTCCGAGGCTGCGGGGGTTTCTTCGGCTTCGGTTGTGGCTTCCGGTAGGGTGACCGTCACCAACGGGCGGATTTTTCCCAGCACGGCCTCGGTAAAACCGGGAAGGTTTTGCAGGTCGTCCACGCTGCGCAACGGGCGCGCGGCCAGAATGCGCTCGGCCAGCACCTCACCGATGCCCGGCAGGGCGATGAGTTCTTCTTTGGTCGCACGGTTGAGGTCGAGGGGGGAATTTTCAGGCATGGTAAGCCTCCTTGGGGGGGAGAGAAGCGGTTACAGCAGGGACGCGGTTTGGCGCCGGTTTTTGCGGGCTGGCCGAAAGGGCCGGTCAACCGGTGCCGGAGGGTGGGTTTTGCGGGCTTTCCAGCAGGGCGCGC
This window contains:
- a CDS encoding helix-hairpin-helix domain-containing protein; this encodes MPENSPLDLNRATKEELIALPGIGEVLAERILAARPLRSVDDLQNLPGFTEAVLGKIRPLVTVTLPEATTEAEETPAASEEAAPAEETPAEAVEAGEETAEAAPTEPEAAAEARGTAEAETAPPVEPGPEAETEAPPENTPPPEPAPAPPPPAAGHYVTRRGAWAMALTSAFVAFLLAFGLSLGVLRAINGTLAYPNAAQYAATQRQVQVMQEEITQLQMRAETLQRQVSDLKAVASQVNQLSEGQQRLQQQVNDVAEAVAAVQASAEKFNAFLQGLQDLLNGLSPTATPSTSPTATPQPPTPTPSPTPTP
- a CDS encoding zinc ribbon domain-containing protein, whose product is MSDQIRCPMCGKPNPADAEICRYCHARLKPLRPGEAPQPKSTAELEGTLPPWMQNLRENATPDALPETGELPLDLTAGAEPAEKPLPPEEEEPAEDGLLWAPDEEEEDLPDWLKSLGGEANEAAESAPAAPEAEAPPAETPPPAPQPEAEAEPASPLPADEAELPDWLAGEATPAEETPAAEEAASLPDWLAGEPQPEAEAEPAPPLAADEAELPDWLAGEATPAEAPPAAEEATGLPDWLAGEPQPEAEAEPASPLPADEAELPDWLAGEEAPAEEAPAAEEATGLPDWLAGEPQPEAEAEPASPLPADEAELPDWLAGEATPAEETPAAEEATGLPDWLAGEPQPEAEAEPAPVQPTPQPFVADAELPEDLLQETPDWLALLSPDEEPTGEAQEKPATAEEGEPSGALTAGELPSWLEAMRPIAATSVGGAGEDEAIETEGPLAGLRGVITPPEPTLVKPGRVATIGGKLFLTDQQEAQAKTLQALLAEEFAPREPKKPPTLSRQRALRWFIGVVLLVMAFLPLVLPPLQAPPPDRILPAARAALQAVDTVPQGAPVLVGVDYSPAFAAEMETTAAPLLRDLLAKGARLTVVSTQPTGPALATRLFRQGLNAQEGQQYLNLGYLPGGTAGLFAFAQNPRLVFTHAAGHTRLWETPFLNTVHQMDNFAMVVVITEDADTARAWIEQVRPTLGAHTPLIALISAQAEPMIEPYYETASHQVAGVVTGMAGSLAYSAARGQQPEAPLRGQWSSYSYVVLFAALMVAAAGLYNLALGWKEARARRALAAEAEMAEADSEEEEA